From a region of the Corallococcus coralloides DSM 2259 genome:
- the xth gene encoding exodeoxyribonuclease III, with protein MRIATWNVNSVRARQQRLVNWLKSAQPDVLCLQELKCTDADFPFDAVKEAGYFAAVHGQKTYNGVAILAKTEPTDVIRGLSDGVDDTHARFISATVNGIRVVSAYAPNGQQVDSPAYVYKLEWYRRLRNYLDTRHKPDDLVVMGGDWNIAPDPIDVYDVAQWEGQTLFTLRERDALQQVCAFGLTDAFRKLHPDVQKFSWWDYRMLMFPKNKGVRIDHLFLTAPLVPRLTACDVDREERKGQQPSDHAPVWLELKD; from the coding sequence ATGCGAATCGCGACCTGGAACGTGAACTCGGTGAGGGCTCGGCAGCAGCGGTTGGTCAACTGGCTGAAGAGCGCCCAGCCAGACGTGCTGTGCCTGCAGGAGCTCAAGTGCACCGACGCGGACTTCCCCTTCGACGCGGTGAAGGAGGCGGGCTACTTCGCCGCGGTGCACGGGCAGAAGACGTACAACGGCGTGGCCATCCTGGCGAAGACGGAGCCCACGGACGTCATCCGGGGCCTGTCGGACGGGGTGGATGACACGCACGCGCGCTTCATCTCCGCGACGGTGAACGGCATCCGCGTGGTGAGCGCGTACGCGCCCAACGGCCAGCAGGTGGACTCACCCGCGTACGTCTACAAGCTGGAGTGGTACCGGCGGCTGCGCAACTACCTGGACACGCGCCACAAGCCGGACGACCTGGTGGTGATGGGCGGGGACTGGAACATCGCGCCGGACCCCATCGACGTGTACGACGTGGCGCAGTGGGAAGGGCAGACGCTCTTCACGTTGCGCGAGCGGGACGCGCTCCAGCAGGTGTGTGCCTTTGGGCTGACGGATGCGTTCCGCAAGCTGCACCCGGACGTGCAGAAGTTCTCCTGGTGGGACTACCGGATGCTGATGTTCCCCAAGAACAAGGGCGTGCGGATCGACCACCTGTTCCTCACGGCGCCGCTGGTGCCCCGGCTCACGGCGTGTGACGTGGACCGCGAGGAGCGCAAGGGACAGCAGCCGTCTGACCACGCGCCGGTGTGGCTGGAGTTGAAGGACTGA
- a CDS encoding tetratricopeptide repeat protein — protein sequence MNPKTRTRSRRSASSRRFTVPPALRKALIPAALAALGLAAWEDVPLPRLLKPWLSHALEARAAQGPVAAAPTLPLEAPGYEPSLMPAPRLVDEAAPVEAPAPGDALALPHTHARRVDHVARALGLRELGDVSGAVTELRRALHDDPGATDALAQLARTARLAGDTALAIDAYARLGQAEPHDAGALVQQARLLVSEGRFPDAVRVGEEALLRDPEDAEVYQVLGRAHLGAHELTSAILRFQQAVHLDPEHGHALNNLGFAYLRANDNARAVEVLTQAASLLPHVAYVQNNLGVACERLGRLEEARAAYAAATRLSPRYVQARVNAERVGRVARADPAGPALAEPLPPVAP from the coding sequence ATGAACCCGAAGACGCGCACCCGGTCCCGTCGCTCCGCCTCCTCCCGGCGCTTCACCGTGCCGCCCGCGCTTCGCAAGGCCCTCATTCCCGCCGCGCTCGCCGCCCTGGGGCTCGCCGCCTGGGAGGACGTCCCCCTGCCCCGCCTGCTCAAGCCCTGGCTCTCCCACGCCCTGGAAGCCCGCGCCGCCCAGGGACCTGTCGCCGCCGCTCCCACCCTGCCCCTGGAGGCCCCGGGCTACGAGCCGTCGCTGATGCCCGCCCCACGCCTCGTGGACGAAGCCGCCCCGGTGGAGGCCCCCGCCCCCGGTGACGCCCTGGCGCTGCCGCACACGCACGCCCGCCGGGTGGACCACGTGGCCCGCGCCCTGGGCCTGCGCGAGCTGGGGGACGTGTCCGGCGCCGTGACGGAGCTGCGCCGCGCGCTGCACGACGACCCGGGCGCCACGGACGCCCTGGCGCAGCTGGCGCGCACGGCCCGGCTGGCCGGGGACACGGCGCTCGCCATCGACGCGTATGCCCGGCTGGGGCAGGCGGAGCCGCATGACGCGGGGGCGCTGGTGCAGCAGGCGCGGCTCCTGGTGTCGGAGGGCCGCTTCCCGGACGCCGTCCGCGTGGGCGAGGAGGCGCTCCTGCGCGACCCGGAGGACGCGGAGGTGTACCAGGTGCTCGGCCGCGCGCACCTGGGCGCCCATGAGCTCACCTCCGCCATCCTGCGCTTCCAGCAGGCGGTGCACCTGGACCCCGAGCACGGCCACGCGCTCAACAACCTGGGCTTCGCCTACCTCCGCGCCAACGACAACGCGCGCGCCGTGGAGGTCCTCACCCAGGCCGCCAGCCTCCTGCCGCACGTGGCCTACGTGCAGAACAACCTGGGCGTCGCCTGCGAGCGCCTGGGCCGGCTGGAGGAGGCCCGCGCCGCCTACGCCGCCGCCACCCGGCTGTCGCCCCGCTACGTGCAGGCCCGCGTCAACGCGGAGCGGGTGGGCCGCGTGGCCCGGGCCGACCCGGCGGGTCCTGCCCTGGCGGAGCCGCTCCCGCCCGTCGCGCCGTAG
- a CDS encoding penicillin-binding protein 1A, translating to MPPSPEPLPPAPTGAPPPKKGGFGAALWRWTKRLLVLGVVGLVLLIGVCVGTYVYFSRDLPSVESLRNYQPPQVTKVTCADGSLCAEYALERRTLVRMEDLPPHVRNAFLAAEDADFYKHEGLDPFGILRAGVKNLIPGSRKSGASTLTQQVVKNMLLTPERSLGRKIREWILTPRLEQALTKDQILSLYINGVYFGQRRYGLEEAALYYFGKHAKDLTVGEAAVLAGTVQSPHRINPVANITRAKARQRYVLEQMAGQGFVPRAVVDAEKDKPIVLAPRKTVSAGAYYAEEIRRTLIERYGEKMVMEGGLRVDIALVPKLQATAEQAVRDGLEAVDRRQGYRGAQGKLEEAQWKRYRELIVQRIDEAGRRQKDQGYVADLAPLAQPLAAAAPEAKTPTTQEVEGAEEQQPAALAADTDSEEEEARSPERERVGQVLLKPMEEGLRLTGYVTEVDAKRNVARVDLVGRTAEVSFDSVAWARQKKKSAPKNISDVFTPGELVFVRVLKAPPAPAFVEATLDQVPVVQGGLVVINPANRNVVAMVGGYDAERSSFNRATQAKRQPGSSFKPFIYGAALASGRFTPLSMVNDAPESIRDPYTGKTWRPKNFDGRFEGPMTLRTALSKSKNTVSVRLIESITPATAIDFARRAGIRSAMPENLTLALGTGEVTMLEAVNAYATLQANGRYAEPLTLLRVRDAKGTVLEEHQPAFEETLPPAVAFLTTSLMRSVVEDGSARAVRELNRPAAGKTGTTNESKDTWFNGYTMDWVASAWVGFDDNSPLGSSETGGRAALPIWLNFMRVAEDGLPARDFEVPPGVTQVRIDPVTGLLAGNAVPGRMEPYLEGTQPTAEAPPPGQVTPDNYFLEEGGKRGL from the coding sequence ATGCCTCCCTCTCCCGAGCCCCTCCCCCCGGCCCCGACCGGAGCCCCGCCGCCCAAGAAGGGTGGCTTCGGCGCCGCGCTGTGGCGCTGGACGAAGCGGCTCCTGGTGCTGGGCGTTGTCGGGCTGGTGCTCCTCATCGGCGTGTGCGTGGGCACGTACGTCTACTTCAGCCGCGACCTGCCCTCCGTGGAGTCGCTGCGCAACTACCAGCCGCCGCAGGTGACGAAGGTGACGTGCGCGGACGGCTCGCTCTGCGCGGAGTACGCGCTGGAGCGCCGCACGCTCGTCCGCATGGAGGACCTGCCCCCGCACGTGCGCAATGCGTTCCTCGCCGCCGAGGACGCGGACTTCTACAAGCACGAGGGCCTGGACCCCTTCGGCATCCTGCGCGCGGGCGTGAAGAACCTCATCCCCGGCAGCCGCAAGTCCGGCGCGTCCACGCTCACGCAGCAGGTCGTGAAGAACATGCTGCTCACGCCGGAGCGCAGCCTGGGCCGGAAGATCCGGGAGTGGATCCTCACCCCGCGCCTGGAGCAGGCACTCACCAAGGATCAGATCCTCAGCCTCTACATCAACGGCGTGTACTTCGGGCAGCGCCGCTACGGGCTGGAGGAGGCCGCGCTCTACTACTTCGGCAAGCACGCCAAGGACCTGACCGTGGGCGAGGCCGCCGTGCTCGCGGGCACCGTGCAGTCTCCCCACCGCATCAACCCGGTGGCGAACATCACCCGCGCCAAGGCGCGCCAGCGCTACGTGCTGGAGCAGATGGCGGGCCAGGGCTTCGTGCCTCGCGCGGTGGTGGACGCGGAGAAGGACAAGCCCATCGTGCTCGCGCCGCGCAAGACGGTCAGCGCGGGCGCCTACTACGCGGAGGAGATCCGCCGCACGCTGATTGAACGCTACGGCGAGAAGATGGTGATGGAGGGCGGCCTGCGCGTGGACATCGCGCTCGTGCCCAAGCTCCAGGCCACCGCCGAGCAGGCCGTGCGTGACGGCCTGGAAGCCGTGGACCGGCGCCAGGGCTACCGGGGCGCGCAGGGCAAGCTGGAGGAGGCGCAGTGGAAGCGCTACCGCGAGCTCATCGTCCAGCGCATCGACGAGGCCGGCCGCCGCCAGAAGGACCAGGGCTATGTCGCGGACCTGGCGCCGCTCGCCCAGCCGCTCGCCGCCGCGGCCCCGGAGGCCAAGACGCCCACCACGCAGGAGGTGGAAGGCGCCGAGGAGCAGCAGCCCGCCGCCCTGGCCGCGGACACGGACTCGGAGGAAGAGGAGGCCCGGTCGCCGGAGCGCGAGCGCGTGGGCCAGGTCCTCCTCAAGCCGATGGAGGAGGGGCTGCGCCTCACCGGCTACGTCACGGAGGTGGACGCGAAGCGCAACGTGGCGCGCGTGGACCTGGTGGGCCGCACCGCGGAGGTGTCCTTCGATTCCGTCGCCTGGGCGCGGCAGAAGAAGAAGAGCGCGCCAAAGAACATCTCGGACGTGTTCACCCCCGGGGAGCTGGTGTTCGTGCGCGTGCTCAAGGCCCCTCCGGCGCCGGCCTTCGTGGAGGCCACGCTGGATCAGGTGCCCGTGGTGCAGGGCGGGCTCGTGGTCATCAACCCGGCCAACCGCAACGTGGTGGCCATGGTGGGCGGCTATGACGCGGAGCGCTCGTCGTTCAACCGCGCCACGCAGGCGAAGCGCCAGCCGGGCTCGTCGTTCAAGCCCTTCATCTACGGCGCGGCGCTGGCCAGCGGCCGCTTCACGCCGCTCTCCATGGTGAACGACGCGCCGGAGTCCATCCGCGACCCGTACACGGGCAAGACGTGGCGGCCCAAGAACTTCGACGGGCGCTTCGAGGGCCCCATGACGCTGCGCACGGCGCTGAGCAAGTCGAAGAACACGGTGTCCGTGCGGCTCATCGAGTCGATCACCCCCGCGACCGCCATCGACTTCGCGCGCCGGGCGGGCATCCGCTCCGCGATGCCGGAGAACCTCACGCTGGCCCTGGGCACCGGCGAGGTGACGATGCTGGAGGCCGTCAACGCGTACGCCACGCTCCAGGCCAACGGCCGCTACGCGGAGCCGCTGACGCTCCTGCGCGTGCGCGACGCGAAGGGCACGGTGCTGGAGGAGCACCAGCCGGCCTTCGAGGAGACGCTGCCTCCGGCGGTGGCGTTCCTCACGACGTCGCTGATGCGCAGCGTGGTGGAGGACGGAAGCGCGCGCGCGGTGCGGGAGCTGAACCGGCCCGCCGCGGGCAAGACGGGCACCACCAACGAGTCCAAGGACACGTGGTTCAACGGCTACACCATGGACTGGGTGGCCAGCGCGTGGGTGGGCTTCGATGACAACTCGCCCCTGGGCAGCAGCGAGACGGGTGGCCGGGCCGCGCTGCCCATCTGGCTCAACTTCATGCGGGTGGCGGAGGACGGCCTGCCCGCGCGCGACTTCGAGGTGCCGCCGGGCGTCACCCAGGTGCGCATCGACCCCGTCACCGGGCTGCTGGCGGGCAACGCCGTTCCGGGCCGGATGGAGCCCTACCTGGAGGGCACCCAGCCCACCGCCGAGGCCCCGCCGCCCGGACAGGTGACGCCGGACAACTACTTCCTGGAGGAAGGTGGCAAAAGGGGGCTGTGA